The genomic window tataattttaactaagtttaaaaatttacaaaatatgaagattcattgctttttttaatttttatcttttatatcatgcaaaaaatatattttacaaaacaaatttgtatcaaatttttaagattatttgtattaatcaaaacaaatgagagatccgtaagtatccgcgaatatccgcaaatatctatttattttccggatatccgtttttccgaatatccgtatttttccgaagcaaagcaaatcgaaaaatcagatatccgtaatattcgaagcaaatcacaaataccttcaaaaacccgaatatccgatccgtgcccaggcctaacTGTAACTTGTGATTTAAGAGAGAGACGAGGAACATGTGATGAAGTGAACAACTAGTaataaagaagagagaagaagaacaagagagtCTTGCTTTCTTAGAATtttcctctctttctttttaagtttagtttgatttttttttcgaaggaaggtatttttttttggtcaaaattaaaaaggaaatattttctttgtttgaaaaattgatttcttattATTAGATTCTTTTTTTAGAAGAtcttagttattattatatccagCTTTCATGACTAAAGATGCAATTAACAATCGAACAAGATATCATAATATACCACCATAAAATAAGTGTTGTATCTGAAAACTGAAAAggttaaaaaaaagtttcgaAAACGGTTTTGATAACTTTAAAGGAATGTTCATAAATCATTTGATTGTTTTCTTTATTCGTTTTTTTGGAAAgatactttttctattttttaaaaagattttgtttcTTGTATTTTAGGAGTCATAAAACCGTGTTTGGTATTTTCGATACATTGAATTTTGGTGGCAAATTTGAAATTGTTGATCCTTATTCTACAAAAACCAAGTTGTCTATATCTTAATCGTTAGAATTATCacttaaaacaattttttttttacgtctttcataattttaaaaaaaatttaggttaCCAAATTTTGAAACTCTTCATttccattttatttaaattttgaaagcTATTTTGTATTTCAAAGACGCGTTTACTTAGTATTTTCAGAAACTCTAGATTTCTTTTCTATATATtcggaaaaaaaattatagtaattCAAAAATAGATTTGGTGGCAATTGATGACTATTGAACTgaatgtaaatataaataaagaacGAAAGAATATTCAACGgaagaaataaaataatcagaaatatatgaatttgtgtttattttatttttcattgacTATATTTTTCATAGAAGTCAGAAGAAGAATCTTTGCTtcataacttcttttttttgacaacaatcatcTAATCTACGAGcttcataacttttttttttttttttttttagcttcataacttttttattcataaaaaatataataggtCCCATAAATCTATAATATGACAAAAAACTCAACATGAATGGTATAAAATTTGAGAAATGAACAATTCATCatcatattttcttaaattgtGGTCACCAATTGAAACCTTAAAAAATATGCAAGCACAAAACCGTGTGTATTATATTATGCATATGAAGAAAAAAGATGAATGAAAAGTTGGAAACGCATGAGAAAATGAGATGCTCCAAAAAATCCCAAATGATAAATTTGTATGATTGGTAGAATTGGAGGATGACAACTTGGTCCAGCGAAGATACGACAtcaaaaacttattaaaatctaATTAGATCAACTTTAATTACTAATTCTAATATCTAATGTATTAATTTAGAATCCTATTTGAATTTACCttgacatattttaaatttagaccTATTAAATATGTTTTGACTTTTCCACCAGCGACCACGATTTTGAATATAGTTTTGTAGACTTGCAAGACTGTTGCTAATACTATTGAAAAGTTCTCAGTTAATTCGTATTTTCATCTTCAACGTACTGTTAAGACGTGTTCGTAACATGTGCTCAACTCAAGAACAAATTTATGTAGAATCAGGTCAAATGCATAGCAATTTATAGACTAGCATGGTACATGTCCACATTCTCAAACGTATAGCTTAAGAACTAtgtattttgtttctgtttgtttCCATTTACATGTAGAGTAAATTTGATGGTCGATTTAGTTCAGATGAGGTTTCTCTTTCTATTTAAGTGCCAACAAAAGTTTACTCTCTTCTTTgcattgtatatttttttttttaccttctacaaaatttatttatttaaaatagattGGATATGGCTACTCGTTTTATGTTTTAACAGTTAGATAGCCGTTTTCGAGTTATATACAAAGTAACATACTACTAGTATGTTTGTTTTTCCTACAAAATACTAATAGTATGTTCAGACCAAAGAAAATATACTACATGGATGTACATTCTAAAGGATGgttacaatattttttcaaataattaaatttggTCGTCGTTGTGGTTCAACAGAAGAGgagttttctctttttctaAAAGTGACATCAACCGAGTCTTGTCTTCGTTTGCTTTCCCCCACATCACAGCGTAAAACCCTAACGTTATCAAAACTCCTCCTATCAAACTGCAACATAAAGCACAACATGATTAGAGTTTTTTTCCTTCCAAATAAGTAGATCAAAAGCATtgatggatatatatatatatataccatccGAGGTAGAGAGAATCGCCTAGAAAAATAGCACTCATAACAACCGCTATTAAAATCGACAGTGGCTTAAATATCGCTAAGTAAAGAGGTCCTTTGTAACGCACTGTCCATGAGTGAATCACGTAGTAAACTGGAGTGAATATTCCCTGAAATGGTTTACGAGTAAAATATGTTAAGACAAAAACAAAGGAAGTTTTATTTAACATTTGAAACTCAATATAGAGCGTACCATCGTTACGATGCTTGTCAAAGTAATATCGAATCTAATGATCCAAATGCTTGGATTATTCTTCTCGACTACGAGTCCAGTCAACGAGGTCAAGATTGAAACACACAAGGAATAGAAAAAGGAGACTGTAAATGCTGCTGGATATTCAGTCATTATATGTGCCTGCCCAATGTCATTGTACAGTACATATTGCAATGAATTGATGTTTGATATatgagaaaaaattatataggtTAAACGGATAACTAATTAGTTGACTTggtatagtttagaatacaatttaataacatttttttaatctaacagTCACTGAAGTAATCATAATGGTACCTGAAGTATGAAAGAAATAGAAACGAAGATGTCTTTAATGGTAAGAAGACATCCACCGATTATCCAATCAGAATTTGAAGAAGATAACGACGGAGAAAGCGGACGGAAGTTTAGGTACGGTGGAGAAGATGCAACAAAGACACGTGGACCGTGGTAGAGAACCACCACAAGTGCACCTACTAATGACAATATTGTCCCCATCACTTTGGCTACACTGCTCCTTTCTTTCAAATTTACTTTCTCCATTCTTTtttcacaaattaaaaaaattaatgattctGTCACATTTTAttccaattatttttaaatcatatagtatttttgtataaatggCAAAAACAAAAGGATGGCTTCCAAAAAAGCCGATATATACGCATCTTGTCTAATAATGCAAGCAGCCTAGTTAGATAAGTATATggggttgacaaaaaaaaagatataagtATATGGGACCAATGAACAGCAGCTTGTTGTTCACCACAAAGTAGGACTGTGACTTGTGCGATAGTGATATATAAACTTATTATTTACCGAACCTGAATAAATGTATTCATcgaaagaaaggaaaaataaaactaaatatatgcATTAACTGTTTTTGAGAATTATATGTGCATTAAATATTCCTTTAATAAACCAAGTATTACGcgtttaacaaaaaatattttcgtaTTTTCTTCGgttaaaaatcacaaaatactATTTCACCCGTTTCAAAATGatctatgttttagaaaaataaatattttttaaaaattcatgttttatATTATCAATGTATGTTataataacaaatttaaaaatttaaaaatattaattatatttactgaattttgattggctaaaaattatagaaaataggtaaatacagaaaataatgtatttattgtgtttttttaataagtgtgaaaactCTAGAATATACTACATTATTTCAAAACGGAAAAATActtgattgaaaaaaaattcaatgaaatatataaaatctggTAAGTCAAATAGTTTCTAAATTATCATACCAGAATTTAATTTTGTAGCTGAGACAGTGGTAGTGGTGTGATAGTTGGCACTAGAAATTAGCTAATTATTAACAACTTGGTTAACGTATATTGTGGTATCTGATAGTAAAGAAATTTACATTTAGTTGATTTGAATCAAAATTCAGTTTTAAGTTGCTTATTACAATTTACTCTAACTAAGCTTAAAACAGTTATTACCATTTTGACTCATTAACAAGATATAATGATGAAGTCTTTTTTTTAAGTATCAGAAATCaactgcaaaagaaaaagaaaaacctgaAGATAATGGCGAGGATAAAGGTAAGAGCAGGAGTGATATTGCTAATAGCGGAAGCTAAGGTTGGGTTGCTGTATTTAACGCCTATGTACCCTGTGATCACATACATtgaactataaaaaaaaacaaaattatattagcAAAACTTCAAGTGAACACTTTAAGTGAAAGTTCCATATTCATAACTGAAAGAAGAATTGTGTTGGATTTACCCTAATAGTCCAAGAAGTCCTATCTTAGAAAGTATTGAGAAACTTAGTGGAGGAAGTGATCTTGACCTGTTAAAAATACATACACAATCCAATGAAATCAACAATAAATGGTTACGAACTCCCATAAAGTGATTAGAAACCTGTTGGAGAAGAAATGagaaggaagaaggagaagagaagcaagaaGATAAGAATAGCCTAGGAAAGCGTAAGAGTTGAGTCCCTTTGAAGTCGCTGCTTTGAACAGAGTATTCATTCCGACAATACCAGTTTCGGACGCAAGCATGGCCGTCAAGAACACGGCCTCTCTCCGCCAGAGACTTACGGCTCCAGCCATTATTGGAAATGATAAGAATTCGTAGTATTGAACGAGAGTCTTTGATTTCTTAttcctctctttttctctctttatgCTATTATTGGAAAAAGAACGAAAAGTCGTTTTGTGGTCCCTAAGTGTCGGTTTTGTACTTTAAAATGTTCCTTCTTGGAATATTTGAAAGGTACTAAGAAGATGGTGGTATAGCAGTTTAAGGAGTTTGGCTCTTTCATGCTTTAGGTTTAATCTCTTTTTACAATGGAGAATATTATTGTACATTAAAACATTTAAGTGATttttcaatattaaaaagatatttgaaaGAACAATGATTACGCGACtccaaaacatttataaaaaattcatgCTAAATTGAAAAAGAAACTCATTATTCTGCCAAACATACACGATTGAATTGTACATAACTATTTTTGTTTGTCATCTAAAATTCATTGGTTTGTTATGCGTGCACTAGGTTATGTAATTTTGATTAGAAGAAACTTGATTCCTAAAATTAAAGATCACATTTGTATcgtcaaataaattaaaagactTTTACATATCAAATTTTCATACACAAATATAGAGAGATGTATTGACTGGTTGATGATACTTATACATGCTCATCGTTCTTGTAACTTTCCAAGAGAGGAGCCTTCTGTGAACCTGGTGGAGAATCAAGGTCAGCTTCGTTAGCATCCTCGTTATTAGCCTTGTTGTCATCTTCGACTAAGGCCACTTCCTTGGCTTTGCCCCACATCACCGTGTAAAACCCCATGGTTATTACCGTTGCCCCTATCAAGCTGAGGCCAATAACATTCAGCACACAGtcacaaatgaaaataaaagagtTAACTAAAGCAGAAAAAGATTGATAAAAAGCGATTTGAGCGGGTGATATGACTTGAAAGTATATGTGTTGAGGTCTGAACTTACTATTCAGCTTATTAAAACTAATCTTCCATTCACTAGTTACTAGTATACTACTAGACTGGATTTGGATGTACATCGTTTTCAAGTGTAAGTTTTATTCACCTGCCGATGTAAAGAGAATCCCGGAGGAAGATCACGCCCATTGCAACGGCAATGGCAATGGACAGAGGCTTGAACATTGCAACGAATAAAGGCCCCTTGATCCGCAACGCCCACGTGTGGATTGTATTGTTTATGCAAGATCCAAACAATCCCTAAAAATATAGACATAAACAAAATCTCATTGTTAATCCCTAATTGCATTCATAGTGTCTAGGAACACACATCAACCCATAGTTATAATCTCACCGAGCAAACGATTGATACTAAAGCTATATTTGGTTTTATCTTCCATGTACTCAAGTCACTCCCTTCAGTGAACAACGTGACCAGCCCGGTCCAAAAGCTCACTCCAAAGCTATAATAGCAAACAACGGTGAACTCGGATGGATACTCTCTCATGATTTGagtctacaaaaaaaatattaagatcaATAAGatgcataaaacaaaaaaatatatagatagaaGTAAACTATGTATGCAAATAATGTCTATTAAAGTCAGACCTGGACAATGTACCACAACGGAACCATGAAGTACTCAACGGCAAGGAAAGCCGCACCAATGATCCAATCATGGTTAGGCGACTGTGATCGTAGAGAAATGGATGGTGGTGACATAGCGATCACCACAGGACCATTGTAAAGAGTCACAATAAATGCTCCCCCAATGGAAACTACGGTTCCTAACATTTT from Raphanus sativus cultivar WK10039 unplaced genomic scaffold, ASM80110v3 Scaffold2525, whole genome shotgun sequence includes these protein-coding regions:
- the LOC108813004 gene encoding WAT1-related protein At3g28100, with protein sequence MAGAVSLWRREAVFLTAMLASETGIVGMNTLFKAATSKGLNSYAFLGYSYLLASLLLLPSHFFSNRSRSLPPLSFSILSKIGLLGLLGSMYVITGYIGVKYSNPTLASAISNITPALTFILAIIFRMEKVNLKERSSVAKVMGTILSLVGALVVVLYHGPRVFVASSPPYLNFRPLSPSLSSSNSDWIIGGCLLTIKDIFVSISFILQAHIMTEYPAAFTVSFFYSLCVSILTSLTGLVVEKNNPSIWIIRFDITLTSIVTMGIFTPVYYVIHSWTVRYKGPLYLAIFKPLSILIAVVMSAIFLGDSLYLGCLIGGVLITLGFYAVMWGKANEDKTRLMSLLEKEKTPLLLNHNDDQI
- the LOC130505717 gene encoding LOW QUALITY PROTEIN: WAT1-related protein At3g28050-like (The sequence of the model RefSeq protein was modified relative to this genomic sequence to represent the inferred CDS: deleted 1 base in 1 codon), with product MTRKYFQREVLPVTALVIMECANVGLNTLFKAATLQGMSFHVFIVYSYGLAALLLLPSLFFSYRSRTLPPMNFSILYKVVLLGLIGCCSNIMGYTGINYSSPTLASAISNLTPAFTFLLAILFRMESVSFKRTSSVAKMLGTVVSIGGAFIVTLYNGPVVIAMSPPSISLRSQSPNHDWIIGAAFLAVEYFMVPLWYIVQTQIMREYPSEFTVVCYYSFGVSFWTGLVTLFTEGSDLSTWKIKPNIALVSIVCSGLFGSCINNTIHTWALRIKGPLFVAMFKPLSIAIAVAMGVIFLRDSLYIGSLIGATVITMGFYTVMWGKAKEVALVEDDNKANNEDANEADLDSPPGSQKAPLLESYKNDEHV